In a genomic window of Neochlamydia sp. AcF84:
- a CDS encoding VIT1/CCC1 transporter family protein encodes MTENTHFTHKAPIEHVAEKLAEGKFSTVEVHGTEIPGHFSAAADAARETAVVLLLMSCIILSFKLPLLSLTLALIIFSTGWTLWKFGRSAWLGWSRLERLHRLVKQEKWEIDHNREQEKMELKDLYANKGFEGKMLDHIVEVLMADGDRLLRVMVEEELGLKLESHEHPLKQACGAGLGAIAAAAVVLTCQLVAPGFQGLVIGSLGTIAGASALSAYYEQNRMIPAIIWNGGLAILAYAWVYFFHEFFFRQG; translated from the coding sequence ATGACAGAAAACACCCATTTTACTCATAAAGCTCCTATTGAGCATGTAGCCGAAAAACTAGCCGAAGGAAAATTCTCAACGGTGGAAGTGCATGGAACTGAAATTCCTGGCCATTTTTCTGCTGCTGCCGATGCAGCCCGTGAAACAGCCGTCGTCTTGCTTCTCATGAGTTGCATTATTCTTTCATTTAAATTGCCTCTCCTTTCCCTTACCTTGGCCCTAATTATCTTTTCTACTGGATGGACGCTATGGAAGTTTGGACGCAGTGCCTGGCTTGGCTGGTCACGTTTAGAAAGATTACATCGTCTTGTTAAACAAGAGAAATGGGAAATCGATCATAATCGTGAGCAAGAAAAAATGGAGCTTAAAGATCTATATGCCAATAAAGGCTTTGAAGGCAAAATGTTAGATCATATAGTGGAGGTCTTAATGGCTGATGGAGATCGCCTTCTTAGGGTAATGGTAGAAGAAGAGCTAGGCCTTAAACTTGAGTCTCACGAGCACCCTTTAAAACAGGCTTGCGGTGCTGGCTTAGGAGCAATTGCGGCTGCTGCTGTGGTGCTCACCTGCCAGTTAGTAGCACCAGGGTTTCAAGGTTTAGTCATAGGTTCTTTAGGAACGATAGCTGGGGCTTCAGCACTCTCCGCTTATTATGAGCAGAATCGCATGATTCCTGCTATTATCTGGAATGGAGGGCTCGCCATTTTAGCTTATGCTTGGG